The window ACCCggttctttttttatattttagtaaaCAACCAGATTGTTTCAACCCGTAGGCAAAATGGGAATTAAGAAACGACTGCAAGCCAGGGAAACaatgttttaagattttacGGACGAACAAATCTAAAGATAAACATTCGGATACTCATGCCTGGCCAAAGGGATAGCGTTTGAATGGGTAAGGTACTAACATTGCGAGAAAAGGAATCAACTGGGAATTTAAACCCAAAggccaaaataaaaagaactaaaTTCATATTTGACGGATACCAAATGGAGCAACTAAATTGAGAACTCACAGGAGGTCCATATATGAGAATATGTCCAGGTGATGGAATACTGAACTTGCTAAACCACATTGCGGCTGCAGGAGACAACAACACGGTCATCCCTGCATAATAGCAATTTTGGCTTTAGAAACAGATCCAGTCATAAACATTCTCCAGATGCAATAAAAGACGCAGGATAAAATCAACCATATACgaagattatttaaaaaattagattatCGAGCAATTTTTCAGTTGAGGTCAACAATTAATTCAAAGACATTTCATATGGAACTATAACACATGCTATAACAAAAGCTAATACAGAATGAAACCAAAAGTTTAAGCtaaattatgttaaaagaaattaaGCAGGAGCTATGTCTGTCTTACTTTTTCGAATTGTGCCAGGGTAAATATATCTTATCAGGTGACCCTTTAGCCAAACAACACTTATAGCCTTATACGTgactaatttatttaatatttatatgcaACCAcagatatatatgattatgcGCGCGTCATCATGTTTTTAAGATTCAAGCAAGATGAAGCTAAGAAAGTGAAACCTACGCTTGATAACATCCAACACAATTGGGCCCATCCACGTCAAGGAAGATATATCCGGGGAAACACCTTTATTAAAGTGTGTTTCTTTAGGAGACGTCGTCAAATATATCGGGTCACCAAGACTCATCTTCGCAAGCACTGGCTCAATATGCACCACATTGTCCCTCTTCTCACTTCTATCCAGGCTAAGCTCATACACAGCGAATTTATCACCAAGTGAAGACTCATCAGAGACCGTCATGACGTACAAAATTTCTAAAGGAGCGTTTTTATCATTCTTCCCACTTTCCCAACAATCATTAACAGAAGACTGCCTATCTCTTGATTTATAAGATTCGAGCCCTCTTACTTCTAAATGGAAAAATGTTTCTCTTCCTACAATTAACGAACTAACATCAACTCCTGTGACTGACGCAATAGCATCAAGCTGTGCCAATGACCACAGGCGAGTAAGGCATTCCAATCCTTTTTTATTCTTAACTTGATAGGCATTATCTTGGTTTCCTCTGTCATGCAAACCCTCAGATAAAAGAGCTGTAACAACCTTATCGTGCCCAGACCAGTCAACAACGTCCATATAGGTGCTCAAGCCAGATGGTGGATGACTGCCTTTTCTACTAGAATTATGATTACCAAGAATATTTGTACCTCTATCCAGCACCTTTTCCTTTTCAGAAATCTTGAAGACGCAAGGAGAAAGTGAAAAAGCAGGAATTTCTTTGTCTACTTTTACATTGCATCCCCTTAAGTAAACCCCTGCAACAAATGATAACTCTTTCTCAGAAAATTATGTTTCTGTGATAACAAAGCTCAATTGAGAATGGAAAAGTGCACAAGGATGCTTTTTACAATTGTTGGATTCACCTGCACGATAACTGAAAAATATCTTACAAGTTTGTTTTCTGATAGTCACAGcattaaaagcaaaaacaaaaattctagtGTCGCATATTGTTAATAACCAGTCAATTTAACGTCAGGTCAATCTTTCCGTACATTTTAATGACCTAGCTGAACAGGTGGATAAAAATTTTACACTAGCATCAAAATTTTGGACGTACATAAAACAAAAGCATCTGTATGTTTAAGCAAAATCTTACTCACATGAGTGTAGGCCTGCTCCTAGATAGAGACGAAGAGACTCGGGCATCATTAGATGTCCTAGAGCAGCTAAATCTGAATAGACAAGACGAAGAATCGCTTGACGGGGCTCTTTCTTTGCGCTTGGAGTGCCATTTTCGGCCACCTTTGAAGCTTCACTGTCTTTCATATTTAAGGCTTCATCCTTTTTTGCACTACCTTTCAAAGGTATTCTAGGGGATACAGAAATCAACTGAAGAGATTCTAGAGAGTATTTCGTGGCAGTATCTGGATGAATATAGGCAATGGAAGTGAGAGCTACCCTTAGCTCAAATCCTTTGACATCAGCTTCATGAAAGGCTGATTTATCAGTATCTTGTACACGTAATAGAACCTTCAGATTGTTACACTCTTTATCTGGAGCAACAGCATCAGAACTCTTTTTTGCATTGAGGTTTCTGTCACGTCTCTTTGGAGCCACAGCCACTTCAGTTCCTGGCACAAGTTGTACTGAAAACGAGCCACCAGTCAAGACATTTCTGTCAGTAATAAAATTGTAATGAATGTAAGCATAAGATCATGGTATTACCCGCCCTTTTCCTACCCAAGGGAAGATATGTAATAAGGAGAAGAAACTTTAAAAGTATAGACAACGATAATACAACCAAGGTGCGGAATAAAGATGGTCTTACCCACCCCTTTTGATGGAAATGTTGAAACCACGGAAAATCTTATCACAGTTCGGTCATGCAACCACAAAGGGAATTTCATGGTCTCGTGTAGTATCCTCACCTAAAACACATGGTTCGAAAGTTACTCAGCAGAGCATTTTTCTAACTGAATATGCCATCGCCACAAACTATCGAATCTTGTACGAAGCAAGAAGATATAGGTAAGCAGAGAAACAAGACAACGATGCTACAATTCCAAATCAACTAGAAAAGCTAGACATTTACTTGTAggtaaaatcaaaatcttttgaaTTGATGATAAGAATAGAAGAATAATTGAAGAGTTAAGTATACAATatctagagagagaaaaaaaagaaaacctaacCTGACTAAGTATAGCTGCTTCGGCAAGTTCAGCATTGAGCTCAAGAACTTCCCAGTCATCTTCAGTATCTGGTTCCACTGTTACTAAAGTAGCCTTGGGCACATTGGGAAGAACACGAACTTGAACAACTGTACCATCCGGCAACGATATGCTTTCCGCGAACACTCGAGCGACCTTATTGacataaacaaaattcaaaacagGGGAAAATGAAAAGAGTACCATACCTCCAAAACCGAAGTATAATACTGGGTTTGACTAAGCGAAATCAAAtctagagagagggagagagagggagagagagagagagagaaacctcGATCGCAGAAGAGGATGAGCTAGAGCCGGACCAAGCTACTGACCAACGGCGGTCACCGGAGCGTAGCTCAACAGGGAGAAGCGGAGGAAGAGGGGAGGAGCTAGTGGATTGAAGCGCATGGAGTAGCTGACGTGGTAATGAGACGAAACAGTCTACGCCGGCGACGGTACGAACCACCGCTTCCGTTTCCATCGCGCCGGTGAGAATTATTTGCCGATTTCGAGACTGGTACGGTTTTCCAAGcttatcatcttctttgtcGAATTGCTAGCCTTGTCTTGGGCTTCAGTGCGTTATATTTGGGCTTTCTAATTTCCTAATTGGgccttttaaattttagtttttgacctaatgttttttttttcttttttcaaaccTAATGACTTTacgattaacaaaacaaaagattactAGTATGAACTTACCATTGTTTTCTTCATTGATCATTCCGCAACATGCATGTAAGTTTCTATGTTGTTATCGACATCGTCATGCATGAAAGTTTCTACAATGTTCTTAACCAAGCAAAACGTAGAATAAGCTTCTACAGTTAATTTCAAAACAGTCTCATGTTTTACTGCATAATGCAATCATTAGGGAATGATCAACcttcaaattataatataggCCATAGCCCATATAGATGGGGACATCAGTGATCAGATATGTATCACACATAAAAGGTAATGAGAAGAAAGATGCATTGGtactacaagtctacaaaaCTTGAAAGTGGCAAAACACAAGATACATAAAGAAGAATTAAGCTTGTGATGAGAATTAGAGACGAGAGAGTTGAGAAAGGTTAATGGGGTAACAATCCGATTTGGAACCATTAAAGGCTCTACGAGCAATTATGAGATTAAAAGCTTCTGTTGGATGAAATGCATCCCAGAACACGTGTCGGTCTCTGAAAGCACATGGTACCGCTAGTGGCAGACACGTTATTTCTCCCCTGTTTCTCCCTACTCCACAACATCCTC is drawn from Camelina sativa cultivar DH55 chromosome 8, Cs, whole genome shotgun sequence and contains these coding sequences:
- the LOC104708237 gene encoding peroxisome biogenesis protein 1 isoform X1, with the translated sequence METEAVVRTVAGVDCFVSLPRQLLHALQSTSSSPLPPLLPVELRSGDRRWSVAWSGSSSSSSAIEVARVFAESISLPDGTVVQVRVLPNVPKATLVTVEPDTEDDWEVLELNAELAEAAILSQVRILHETMKFPLWLHDRTVIRFSVVSTFPSKGVVQLVPGTEVAVAPKRRDRNLNAKKSSDAVAPDKECNNLKVLLRVQDTDKSAFHEADVKGFELRVALTSIAYIHPDTATKYSLESLQLISVSPRIPLKGSAKKDEALNMKDSEASKVAENGTPSAKKEPRQAILRLVYSDLAALGHLMMPESLRLYLGAGLHSWVYLRGCNVKVDKEIPAFSLSPCVFKISEKEKVLDRGTNILGNHNSSRKGSHPPSGLSTYMDVVDWSGHDKVVTALLSEGLHDRGNQDNAYQVKNKKGLECLTRLWSLAQLDAIASVTGVDVSSLIVGRETFFHLEVRGLESYKSRDRQSSVNDCWESGKNDKNAPLEILYVMTVSDESSLGDKFAVYELSLDRSEKRDNVVHIEPVLAKMSLGDPIYLTTSPKETHFNKGVSPDISSLTWMGPIVLDVIKRMTVLLSPAAAMWFSKFSIPSPGHILIYGPPGSGKTILARAAAKYFEEQKDLLAHVILVSCSALALEKVQHIHQVLSGVIAEGLEHAPSVIILDDLDSIISSSSDTEGTHASVGITMLTKFLTDVMDDYGEYRNFSCGIGPLAFVASVQSLEQIPQTLSSSGRFDFHVQLAAPATSERGAILKHEIQKRLLECSEDILLDLAAKCEGYDAYDLEILVDRAVHAAIGRHLPCESNNLSKYSLVKEDFTRAMHEFVPVAMRDITKSASEGGRLGWEDVGGVTDIKNAIKEMIELPSKYPKIFAKSPLRLRSNVLLYGPPGCGKTHIVGAAAAACSLRFISVKGPELLNKYIGASEQAVRDIFSKAAAAAPCILFFDEFDSIAPKRGHDNTGVTDRVVNQFLTELDGVEVLTGVFVFAATSRPDLLDPALLRPGRLDRLLMCDFPSPPERLEILTVLSRKLPMADDIDLEPIALMTEGFSGADLQALLSDAQLAAVHEFLNREDKPETGTTPIITDPLLKSIASKTKPSVSETEKQKLYDIYSQFLDSRKSSRESKGKRATLA
- the LOC104708237 gene encoding peroxisome biogenesis protein 1 isoform X2, which gives rise to METEAVVRTVAGVDCFVSLPRQLLHALQSTSSSPLPPLLPVELRSGDRRWSVAWSGSSSSSSAIEVARVFAESISLPDGTVVQVRVLPNVPKATLVTVEPDTEDDWEVLELNAELAEAAILSQVRILHETMKFPLWLHDRTVIRFSVVSTFPSKGVVQLVPGTEVAVAPKRRDRNLNAKKSSDAVAPDKECNNLKVLLRVQDTDKSAFHEADVKGFELRVALTSIAYIHPDTATKYSLESLQLISVSPRIPLKGSAKKDEALNMKDSEASKVAENGTPSAKKEPRQAILRLVYSDLAALGHLMMPESLRLYLGAGLHSWVYLRGCNVKVDKEIPAFSLSPCVFKISEKEKVLDRGTNILGNHNSSRKGSHPPSGLSTYMDVVDWSGHDKVVTALLSEGLHDRGNQDNAYQVKNKKGLECLTRLWSLAQLDAIASVTGVDVSSLIVGRETFFHLEVRGLESYKSRDRQSSVNDCWESGKNDKNAPLEILYVMTVSDESSLGDKFAVYELSLDRSEKRDNVVHIEPVLAKMSLGDPIYLTTSPKETHFNKGVSPDISSLTWMGPIVLDVIKRMTVLLSPAAAMWFSKFSIPSPGHILIYGPPGSGKTILARAAAKYFEEQKDLLAHVILVSCSALALEKVQHIHQVLSGVIAEGLEHAPSVIILDDLDSIISSSSDTEGTHASVGITMLTKFLTDVMDDYGEYRNFSCGIGPLAFVASVQSLEQIPQTLSSSGRFDFHVQLAAPATSERGAILKHEIQKRLLECSEDILLDLAAKCEGYDAYDLEILVDRAVHAAIGRHLPCESNNLSKYSLVKEDFTRAMHEFVPVAMRDITKSASEGGRLGWEDVGGVTDIKNAIKEMIELPSKYPKIFAKSPLRLRSNVLLYGPPGCGKTHIVGAAAAACSLRFISVKGPELLNKYIGASEQAFLTELDGVEVLTGVFVFAATSRPDLLDPALLRPGRLDRLLMCDFPSPPERLEILTVLSRKLPMADDIDLEPIALMTEGFSGADLQALLSDAQLAAVHEFLNREDKPETGTTPIITDPLLKSIASKTKPSVSETEKQKLYDIYSQFLDSRKSSRESKGKRATLA